A window from Branchiostoma lanceolatum isolate klBraLanc5 chromosome 9, klBraLanc5.hap2, whole genome shotgun sequence encodes these proteins:
- the LOC136442072 gene encoding uncharacterized protein has protein sequence MAAKLLGLLFVTNCCLVFVYCVASISGKMFWITIPENVTVGEVIFNLPSLLRTKVEEKAELPCTKMEGDPQNHFRVTENCTIVVAKPLDWSVQLGYQLKVRKGRQNISVYIELTDVEGYPTPVYNEMCATPVNSKSEELLFRVKFSTEAVLEAGDIFHYSETASKRSSGAWVNSTQPPWMFQTGNDDCNIRIVRYFTEPYITTILNGLWGNYARRLTCTATGEPKQPNFSIQLFNPKHETEYGFNILRKIVPTSVLENEDLNFFLLMNFDSLSLEEVQAYTCEVPPFEDPISMYGVLVKGIEYVDIEVHPVGCPNAKYGLLCDKNCTCLNGARCHGFNGACKCTPGWKGAVCDIPKQDVSITTTPSDPRKIYTSTNVTFHCRTYNIDVEFVTLNFPNGSKKSVNGEQDLTVTIKNIQAEDNGTYTCVVNDTSGNIWNETLVFEIVNCPPNLKGSQCNETCDCQHGASCDRWAGCVCPPGWTGARCEKECPDGKYGKGCGKSCNCFNGANCSPTDGKCDCTAGWYGKHCSKPCSLNGMFGWRCQHPCTCKNNGVCNNEDGTCTCASSWTGPNCDKYVPLLESLVPVGSVVLLVAIVMAILYKTRILACSAPEMSEEDKILFELKRMEQDLAQSLQPGWLNRWEKKIRHLIPGPLIGEGMFGQVRKAQLRTPEGELTVAAKTVRVEDSQSYRDFYREAAILVAVHEQNDNVRASNIVRLLGLITKSKEKYILLEYAPKGDLLGFLRQVKNRDGEVLLGNLLGYAVHISRALQELERLKIAHRDVAARNVLITGDNVAKLADFGLARDVYATTQYVKANNLGVDEFLPLKWMALESIETGEYTCESDVWSFGVLLWEIATLGNDPCLDDKIHLTFLQMVGILRQGIRMKRPPGCPEDLYRLMRACWRDVPATRPTPDGIEERLLQMIPHEDIEIETAF, from the coding sequence TACTGGGGTTACTTTTTGTAACAAACTGTTGTTTGGTATTTGTCTATTGTGTCGCTTCTATAAGTGGTAAGATGTTCTGGATAACTATACCAGAAAACGTCACTGTTGGTGAAGTCATATTCAACCTGCCGAGCTTGTTGAGAACCAAAGTTGAAGAAAAAGCGGAACTTCCGTGTACCAAAATGGAGGGAGATCCGCAAAACCACTTTCGTGTGACGGAGAACTGCACCATTGTGGTCGCCAAACCCCTGGACTGGTCAGTACAGCTCGGCTACCAACTCAAAGTTCGCAAAGGACGTCAGAACATCAGTGTTTACATAGAGTTGACCGACGTTGAAGGCTATCCTACTCCTGTGTATAACGAAATGTGTGCAACCCCAGTCAACAGTAAGTCAGAAGAATTGCTATTTCGCGTTAAGTTCAGTACAGAAGCAGTACTCGAAGCCGGTGACATCTTCCACTATAGCGAGACAGCCAGCAAGCGATCCAGTGGGGCCTGGGTAAATTCAACACAACCTCCTTGGATGTTTCAAACTGGTAACGACGACTGTAACATTCGTATAGTTCGTTACTTTACGGAACCTTATATCACGACAATATTGAATGGTCTATGGGGTAACTATGCCCGTCGGTTGACATGCACTGCCACCGGGGAGCCCAAACAACCCAATTTTTCAATCCAATTGTTCAATCCCAAACATGAGACAGAGTATGGGTTTAATATATTACGAAAGATTGTCCCTACATCTGTCTTGGAAAACGAAGATCTCAACTTCTTCCTATTGATGAACTTCGACTCACTGTCTTTAGAAGAAGTACAGGCATACACCTGCGAAGTTCCGCCATTTGAGGATCCGATCAGTATGTATGGAGTTTTGGTCAAAGGTATCGAATATGTGGATATAGAAGTACATCCAGTAGGATGCCCCAATGCGAAATATGGCTTACTCTGCGATAAAAACTGCACCTGTTTGAACGGCGCCCGTTGCCACGGGTTTAACGGTGCATGCAAATGTACACCCGGCTGGAAAGGAGCGGTTTGTGACATTCCAAAGCAGGACGTTTCTATCACCACGACACCTAGCGACCCTAGGAAGATCTACACATCCACCAACGTCACGTTCCACTGCAGGACGTACAACATCGATGTCGAATTTGTAACTCTGAACTTTCCGAATGGATCCAAGAAATCGGTTAATGGAGAACAAGACTTGACAGTGACAATCAAAAACATACAAGCAGAAGACAATGGTACTTATACCTGCGTGGTTAACGATACAAGTGGAAACATTTGGAACGAAACACTTGTTTTCGAAATCGTGAATTGCCCCCCGAACCTTAAAGGTTCTCAGTGTAATGAAACTTGTGATTGCCAGCACGGAGCCAGCTGTGACCGGTGGGCTGGTTGTGTCTGTCCGCCGGGATGGACAGGAGCTAGGTGTGAGAAAGAATGTCCGGACGGCAAGTACGGTAAAGGCTGTGGGAAGAGCTGTAACTGTTTCAACGGTGCGAACTGTAGCCCTACCGACGGTAAGTGTGACTGCACTGCCGGATGGTATGGCAAGCATTGTAGCAAACCGTGCTCACTGAACGGCATGTTTGGTTGGCGGTGCCAGCACCCTTGTACCTGTAAGAACAACGGCGTGTGTAACAACGAGGACGGTACCTGCACATGCGCATCGTCTTGGACAGGACCGAACTGTGACAAATATGTACCGCTGCTCGAAAGTCTGGTACCGGTGGGCTCCGTGGTCCTACTTGTTGCCATAGTGATGGCGATACTCTACAAAACGAGGATTCTGGCTTGCTCCGCGCCCGAAATGAGTGAGGAGGACAAGATACTTTTCGAGTTGAAGAGAATGGAGCAGGATCTAGCACAGAGCCTTCAGCCGGGCTGGCTGAATCGTTGGGAGAAGAAGATCCGCCATCTTATTCCTGGTCCTCTGATAGGGGAAGGAATGTTTGGACAAGTCAGGAAGGCACAACTGCGCACACCTGAGGGAGAGCTCACCGTTGCCGCCAAGACAGTTCGCGTGGAGGACTCACAGTCTTACCGAGACTTCTACAGAGAAGCAGCTATATTAGTAGCTGTTCACGAACAAAATGACAATGTTCGCGCGTCAAATATTGTTCGACTTTTGGGGCTCATCACCAAGTCTAAAGAGAAGTACATTCTCCTAGAGTATGCCCCAAAGGGCGATCTGCTAGGTTTTCTACGGCAGGTAAAGAATAGAGACGGGGAAGTCCTACTCGGCAACCTTCTTGGATATGCTGTCCACATATCACGAGCTCTTCAAGAGCTGGAACGCCTGAAAATCGCCCATCGTGACGTGGCCGCTCGTAACGTCCTCATCACTGGCGACAACGTGGCCAAGTTGGCTGACTTCGGACTGGCCAGAGATGTCTACGCTACTACTCAGTACGTGAAAGCGAACAATCTTGGCGTTGACGAATTCCTtccgctgaagtggatggcgctggagtccATCGAGACCGGCGAGTACACCTGTGAGAGTGACGTCTGGTCcttcggcgtgctgctgtgggagatcgccacGTTGGGAAACGATCCATGCCTTGACGACAAGATTCACCTGACCTTTCTTCAGATGGTAGGGATTCTGAGGCAAGGGATACGGATGAAGAGGCCACCGGGATGTCCAGAGGACCTGTACCGACTGATGAGGGCGTGTTGGCGCGACGTTCCTGCTACAAGACCGACTCCAGATGGGATAGAAGAGAGGCTGTTGCAGATGATTCCACATGAAGATATTGAAATAGAAACTGCGTTCTGA